Proteins from a genomic interval of Salmo salar chromosome ssa14, Ssal_v3.1, whole genome shotgun sequence:
- the clptm1l gene encoding lipid scramblase CLPTM1L, whose amino-acid sequence MFQKTSFTTLIVGVFVVYVLHTCWVMYGIVYTKPCENPKFENCLKPYLAGKTRLQLSIYTALRPNADGGHTLIHKEENFDVESKFERIVNVSLPKKTRKNGTLYAMVFVHQAGISPWQDPKQVHLVTQLTTYMIPKPLEVSLISGEEAPKPEQLKRKTTTGGDSAVDRPVSHWRSRLTLNVVSEDFVFDRDFLPSDVHRYLKVFQNGKKMVYLPLLFVDELSNRVKDLMEINSTSIELPLTISYDTISLGKLRFWIHMQDAVYSLQQFGFTEKDADEIKGIFVDTNLYLLALTFFVAAFHLLFDFLAFKNDISFWKQKKSMVGMSSKAVLWRCFSTIVIFMYLFDEQTSLLVLIPAGIGSLIEVWKVKKAFKIQIIWKGVRPTFIFGKSDESERRTEEYDTLAMKYLSYLLYPMCIGGAVYALVFLRYKSWYSWIINSLVNGVYAFGFLFMLPQLFVNYKFKSVAHLPWKAFMYKAFNTFIDDIFAFIITMPTSHRLACFRDDVVFLVYLYQRWLYPVDKTRMNEYGLSYDEEEKPKGKAHED is encoded by the exons ATGTTTCAGAAGACCTCTTTCACGACGCTCATAGTCGGGGTGTTCGTTGTGTATGTTTTGCACACTTGCTGGGTGATGTATGGCATCGTTTACACCAAGCCTTGTGAGAACCCCAAATTCGAAAACTGCCTCAAACCTTATTTGGCAGGAAAAACACGACTGCAG CTGAGTATCTACACTGCTTTACGACCTAATGCTGATGGTGGACACACCCTCATTCACAAGGAGGAGAACTTTGATGTGGAGTCCAAGTTTGAAAG GATAGTGAATGTGTCTCTCCCAAAGAAGACCCGTAAGAATGGGACGTTGTATGCCATGGTGTTTGTGCACCAGGCCGGCATATCTCCGTGGCAGGACCCTAAGCAGGTGCACCTGGTGACCCAGCTCACCACCTACATGATACCCAAACCACTGGAGGTCAGCCTGATCTCAGGGGAGGAAGCACCGAAG CCAGAGCAGCTGAAACGGAAGACTACTACTGGAGGTGACTCTGCAGTGGACCGGCCAGTGTCTCACTGGCGCTCCCGTCTCACACTCAATGTTGTGTCAGAAGACTTTGTCTTCGACAGGGACTTCCTGCCCAGTGACGTGCACCGCTACTTGAAAGT ATTTCAAAATGGGAAAAAGATGGTGTACCTCCCACTGCTGTTTGTGGATGAGCTGAGCAACCGAGTGAAGGACTTGATGGAGATCAACAGCACCAGCATTGAACTGCCTCTCACTATCTCCTATGACACCATCTCCCTCGGGAAACTCCGCTTCTGGATTCACATGCAAGATGCCGTCTACTCCCTGCAACAATTCG GCTTCACTGAGAAAGACGCGGATGAAATCAAGGGCATATTCGTGGACACCAACCTGTACCTCTTAGCCCTTACCTTCTTCGTAGCTGCCTTTCAT CTCCTCTTTGATTTCCTGGCCTTCAAAAATGACATCAGCTTCTGGAAGCAGAAGAAAAGCATGGTGGGGATGTCCAGCAAAGCAG TACTGTGGAGGTGTTTCAGCACCATTGTGATTTTCATGTACCTGTTTGATGAGCAGACAAGCCTGCTGGTCCTCATTCCTGCTGGAATTGGCTCCCTGATCGAG GTGTGGAAGGTGAAGAAAGCCTTTAAGATACAGATTATCTGGAAGGGTGTAAGACCAACGTTCATA TTTGGGAAATCTGACGAATCAGAGAGAAGGACTGAAGAGTATGATACTCTG GCAATGAAGTACCTCTCGTATTTACTCTACCCAATGTgtattggaggagctgtttaTGCCTTAGTTTTTTTGAGATACAAAAG TTGGTACTCCTGGATCATCAACAGTTTAGTGAATG GAGTGTACGCTTTTGGATTCCTCTTCATGCTACCTCAACTCTTTGTTAACTACAAG TTTAAGTCCGTGGCACATCTACCCTGGAAAGCATTCATGTATAAA GCGTTCAACACCTTCATCGATGACATATTTGCCTTCATCATCACGATGCCCACCTCCCACCGGCTAGCCTGCTTCAGGGATGATGTAGTGTTCCTCGTCTACTTGTACCAGAGATG GCTGTATCCTGTTGATAAGACCAGAATGAATGAATATGGACTGTCTTACGACGAGGAAGAGAAACCCAAAGGGAAAGCCCACGAAGACTAA